Proteins from a single region of Allocatelliglobosispora scoriae:
- a CDS encoding 8-amino-7-oxononanoate synthase: MTDLLRVLARKAELRARAGLRRELRPRSAGDTLIDLAGNDYLGLAVHPAVIDAAVQTLRGYGLGATGSRLVRGTTDLHERLEAALADWMGADFALVYSSGYLANLGAIRGLALPGTRIVIDEFAHASLLDGVRLSGMESRTYRHADAADADRILGECSRAGDGRLLLITESVFSVDGDLADLAELHRVARAHRAVLLVDDAHGLGVIGPRGAGGVVGAGIAGEPDVVVTATLSKALGGAGGVIAGASGLRQHLVDTGRTFIFDTALPPATAAGVAAALELARSADGGARRDILAARRSRLTGLFGAVTDGGVFPIPAESAEAALAWANACHERGVAVGCFRPPSTPDHISRLRLTLNAGVSEADFELALQTIQETR; this comes from the coding sequence AGCTGCGCGCCCGCGCCGGCCTGCGCCGTGAGCTCCGGCCCAGGTCCGCGGGGGACACGCTGATAGATCTGGCCGGCAACGACTACCTCGGCCTCGCCGTCCACCCCGCGGTGATCGACGCGGCAGTGCAAACCCTGCGGGGGTACGGGCTGGGCGCGACCGGCTCCCGGCTGGTCCGCGGCACCACCGACCTGCACGAGCGCCTGGAGGCGGCACTCGCCGACTGGATGGGCGCCGATTTCGCCCTCGTCTACTCCTCCGGCTACCTCGCCAACCTCGGCGCCATCCGCGGCCTGGCCCTGCCGGGGACCCGGATCGTCATCGACGAGTTCGCCCACGCGTCGCTGCTGGACGGGGTACGCCTGTCGGGGATGGAGAGCCGCACCTATCGCCACGCCGACGCCGCCGACGCCGATCGGATTCTCGGCGAGTGCTCGCGCGCCGGTGACGGCCGACTGCTGCTGATCACCGAGTCGGTCTTCTCCGTCGACGGGGACCTCGCCGACCTCGCCGAGCTGCACCGGGTCGCCCGGGCGCACCGGGCGGTCCTGCTCGTCGACGACGCGCACGGGCTCGGCGTGATCGGCCCGCGTGGTGCCGGTGGTGTCGTGGGGGCCGGGATCGCGGGGGAGCCCGACGTCGTCGTCACGGCCACCCTCTCCAAGGCGCTCGGCGGGGCCGGTGGCGTGATCGCCGGTGCGTCCGGGCTCCGGCAGCATCTCGTCGACACCGGGCGTACCTTCATCTTCGACACGGCCCTGCCGCCCGCGACCGCGGCGGGCGTGGCGGCGGCGCTGGAGCTGGCCCGGTCGGCGGATGGCGGCGCGCGGCGCGACATCCTCGCGGCGCGGCGGTCGCGGCTCACCGGGCTCTTCGGCGCGGTGACCGACGGCGGGGTCTTCCCGATCCCGGCCGAGAGCGCCGAGGCCGCCCTGGCCTGGGCGAATGCCTGCCACGAGCGCGGTGTGGCGGTGGGCTGCTTCCGGCCGCCGTCGACACCGGACCACATCTCCCGGCTGCGGCTCACCCTCAACGCGGGTGTGTCCGAGGCGGATTTCGAACTGGCACTGCAGACGATCCAGGAGACCAGATGA
- the bioD gene encoding dethiobiotin synthase, with the protein MRPLTGPVIVTGTDTGVGKTVVTAAIAAAAASAGLRVAVIKPAQTGTDLEEETDAETVTRLASPATVRTISDYPDPLAPLAAARVSSLLPLGLGLVVSEVSAEAAKHDLTLIEGAGGLLVPMGLTPAGEPWHIADLAVELGAPVIVVARAGLGTLNHTALTLEALDRREIPCCVVIGAWPEEPAVVHLTNLADLPGRLVGVVPEGSGGMDGRIFQRSAAGWLAPVLYGTLDDVRSFADEIE; encoded by the coding sequence ATGAGGCCGCTGACCGGACCGGTGATCGTCACGGGGACCGACACCGGGGTGGGCAAGACCGTCGTGACCGCCGCGATCGCCGCGGCGGCCGCCTCGGCCGGGCTGCGCGTCGCGGTGATCAAACCAGCCCAGACGGGTACGGACCTGGAGGAGGAGACGGATGCGGAGACGGTGACCCGGCTCGCCTCCCCGGCGACGGTCCGCACCATCTCCGATTACCCCGACCCGCTGGCACCGCTCGCCGCCGCCCGGGTCTCGTCGCTGCTCCCGCTCGGGCTGGGCCTGGTCGTCTCGGAGGTCTCGGCGGAGGCGGCGAAGCACGACCTGACCCTGATCGAGGGCGCGGGCGGCCTGCTGGTGCCGATGGGCCTCACCCCGGCCGGGGAGCCCTGGCACATCGCAGACCTCGCGGTCGAGCTCGGTGCGCCGGTGATCGTCGTGGCCCGGGCCGGGCTCGGCACGCTCAACCACACCGCGCTGACCCTGGAGGCGCTCGACCGCCGCGAGATCCCCTGCTGCGTGGTGATCGGCGCGTGGCCGGAGGAGCCCGCGGTCGTGCACCTGACCAACCTCGCCGACCTGCCCGGACGCCTCGTCGGCGTGGTGCCCGAGGGGTCCGGCGGGATGGACGGCCGGATCTTCCAGCGATCGGCGGCGGGCTGGCTCGCGCCGGTGCTCTATGGGACGCTCGACGACGTGCGCTCGTTCGCCGACGAGATCGAATAA